A stretch of the Leguminivora glycinivorella isolate SPB_JAAS2020 chromosome 2, LegGlyc_1.1, whole genome shotgun sequence genome encodes the following:
- the LOC125234243 gene encoding uncharacterized protein LOC125234243 yields the protein MKVMVILFIMLLITFAFNLLVMINEGLREFFREWFLIIMIPCLIILAVMGCFMSTLACARTFPTNYICLLIVVILYSLFCACYTARFRTHIIIIALLATLGVVAVCVALAFTSFDFTKWIIYVIAISVALGLVGIIAMVMMLVFDIHSRPLMFALTFLMTLVNVVMFIIELQMVLGGKSVELGEEDYALGAYMLYTSVIQLFINMILMVAMGMED from the exons ATGAAAGTTATggtcatattatttattatgctaCTCATCACCTTTGCATTTAATCTGCTGGTAATGATAAA CGAGGGCTTAAGAGAATTTTTCAGAGAGTGGTTCCTAATTATAATGATACCATGCCT CATCATCTTGGCGGTGATGGGCTGTTTTATGTCGACCCTAGCATGTGCTCGAACGTTTCCTACAAACTACATATGTTTATTAATAGTT gtAATACTGTATTCTCTATTTTGCGCCTGCTACACCGCCCGGTTTAGAACTCATATCATAATCATT GCTCTGCTTGCAACGCTCGGGGTGGTAGCAGTCTGCGTGGCACTGGCGTTTACTAGT ttcgaCTTCACAAAATggataatatatgtaatagctATCTCCGTAGCACTGGGCCTCGTCGGTATAATAGCCATGGTCATGATGCTAGTCTTCGACATTCATTCGAGACCTCTCATGTTTGCACTTACGTTTCTCATGACTTTAGTCAATGTTGTG ATGTTCATAATAGAGCTACAAATGGTTTTAGGAGGTAAATCCGTAGAGTTGGGCGAGGAAGATTATGCATTAGGAGCATACATGTTATATACGTCCGTCATACAGCTCTTTATCAACATGATTCTAATGGTGGCAATGGGTATGGAGGACTGA